A part of Marinobacter psychrophilus genomic DNA contains:
- the nhaR gene encoding transcriptional activator NhaR, with the protein MPNAINYKHLNYFWTVAHEGSIAKASEKLHITPQTISGQLSLLEKRMGNELFERDGRGLRLTETGRLVLRYADEIFELGKELNDVLRGVPAIGPSEFIVSSASALPKAIVYKMIEPALRIDRDINLTSLEGPIESILADLAIHKVDLVLSDKPVTGALNIKAYNHKLGESGLTFFASPLLAKKYKNNFPYSLNNAPLLLPTKQNEIRQLFDHWLSEKNIYPIIRGQFDDSALMKAFGQAGMGIFFMPSIIADDVCRAFNVKVIGETNEVKQQFYAISAERKVRHPAVAAICDAAKLLLLK; encoded by the coding sequence ATGCCAAACGCAATAAATTATAAACACTTGAATTACTTTTGGACTGTGGCCCATGAAGGCAGTATCGCAAAAGCCAGTGAAAAACTTCACATAACACCACAAACAATCAGTGGCCAGCTGTCGTTGCTAGAAAAACGCATGGGCAATGAATTGTTTGAGCGAGACGGTAGAGGCTTACGCTTAACCGAAACAGGCCGTTTAGTCCTGCGTTATGCAGATGAAATTTTTGAACTGGGTAAAGAATTAAACGATGTGTTGCGTGGTGTTCCAGCCATAGGCCCATCAGAATTTATTGTTAGCTCAGCAAGCGCTCTGCCTAAAGCTATTGTTTACAAAATGATTGAACCAGCGCTTCGTATTGATCGGGATATCAACTTAACGAGTCTCGAAGGGCCGATCGAGTCTATTTTGGCCGACTTGGCCATTCATAAAGTAGATCTGGTGTTGAGCGATAAACCTGTAACCGGCGCGCTAAATATCAAAGCCTACAATCACAAGCTAGGCGAAAGTGGACTGACATTTTTTGCATCTCCACTTCTGGCTAAAAAATATAAAAATAATTTTCCTTACTCACTTAATAATGCTCCGTTACTATTACCTACCAAACAAAATGAAATTCGCCAGTTATTTGACCATTGGCTTAGCGAAAAAAATATTTATCCTATTATCCGCGGTCAATTTGATGATAGTGCATTGATGAAGGCTTTTGGTCAGGCAGGCATGGGTATCTTTTTTATGCCGTCCATAATCGCAGATGATGTATGTAGAGCATTTAATGTCAAAGTTATTGGTGAGACCAATGAAGTTAAACAACAGTTTTATGCCATATCTGCTGAACGAAAAGTGAGGCACCCCGCCGTTGCCGCAATTTGTGATGCTGCTAAATTGCTACTCCTAAAATAA
- a CDS encoding malate:quinone oxidoreductase, whose protein sequence is MNVVIIGAGIMGTTFATLAKEIAPNLNITILERLDSAGAGNSSPFWNAGTGHEANCELNYTPVDEEVISVEKALKIHAQFNVAKQFWAHLVEKGAIKEPETFINQTKHCTIVSESDIEELRLRFKEMSAHHFFEHMRYSEDFDEIKSWIPYTMDERPRHEKMAATVIETGTDVDFGSLTEQMAAYAAQHLGVKFEYGTHVKRVQKSPTGRWVIKAECNGKPVQHKADVLFVGAGGGAFPLLKKTHLPFRNRFAGFPVGGRFLRAPISEEQAGYYRAKTYGKAKVGAPPMSVPHLDLRVVDGKHYLLFGPFASFKPRLERDRGFVDYVRSIRPHDIPGLLNVALEHFPLVKYLISETFKGEKTMFEELDSFAPGLSKKFDWKPVQAGQRAQIIKDGDLQMGTEILVSKDKTYGTLLGASPGASVSPEVMLRCLEQLIPSVFAKEEARKKKSEIFPEDDLDTLISHPDRYREVRDAANQLLGIIQPKAQ, encoded by the coding sequence ATGAACGTAGTGATCATAGGCGCAGGAATTATGGGCACCACTTTTGCCACCTTGGCGAAAGAGATTGCACCGAATTTGAATATCACCATCTTAGAGAGACTAGACAGTGCCGGGGCGGGAAATTCCTCTCCATTCTGGAACGCTGGCACGGGGCATGAAGCGAACTGCGAGCTCAACTACACGCCAGTCGATGAAGAGGTCATTTCGGTTGAAAAAGCGCTGAAGATCCACGCCCAGTTCAATGTCGCGAAGCAGTTCTGGGCTCATCTGGTCGAAAAGGGAGCCATAAAAGAGCCGGAAACGTTTATCAACCAAACCAAACACTGCACCATTGTTTCCGAATCTGATATTGAGGAACTGCGGTTGCGGTTCAAGGAAATGTCGGCCCATCATTTCTTTGAGCACATGCGTTACTCAGAGGACTTCGATGAAATTAAGAGCTGGATTCCTTACACCATGGACGAGCGCCCACGCCATGAAAAAATGGCGGCTACCGTCATTGAGACGGGTACAGACGTTGATTTTGGTTCGTTAACGGAGCAAATGGCGGCTTACGCAGCCCAACACCTGGGGGTGAAGTTTGAGTACGGTACCCACGTTAAGCGTGTGCAGAAGAGCCCAACCGGGCGGTGGGTTATCAAGGCTGAATGCAACGGAAAACCTGTTCAACACAAAGCCGATGTGCTTTTTGTAGGCGCCGGCGGGGGCGCATTTCCCCTCCTGAAAAAAACCCACTTGCCGTTCCGAAACCGTTTTGCCGGTTTCCCTGTGGGCGGGCGTTTTCTTCGGGCGCCGATTAGTGAAGAGCAAGCCGGTTATTACCGGGCTAAAACCTATGGCAAAGCGAAAGTGGGCGCGCCTCCCATGTCCGTACCGCACCTGGATTTGCGGGTAGTTGACGGTAAACATTACTTATTGTTTGGCCCTTTCGCCTCATTTAAGCCCCGCCTCGAGAGAGATCGAGGGTTTGTTGATTACGTCAGGTCAATTCGCCCCCATGACATCCCTGGTTTGCTGAATGTCGCTTTAGAGCATTTCCCCTTGGTTAAATATCTGATTTCAGAGACCTTCAAAGGCGAAAAAACCATGTTCGAGGAGTTGGACAGCTTTGCTCCGGGCTTGAGTAAAAAGTTTGACTGGAAACCGGTTCAAGCTGGCCAGCGAGCGCAGATCATCAAAGACGGCGACCTGCAAATGGGCACAGAAATCCTTGTGTCTAAAGACAAAACTTACGGGACTTTATTGGGAGCATCGCCCGGGGCGTCGGTTTCGCCTGAGGTTATGTTGCGCTGTTTGGAACAGTTGATACCGTCTGTCTTTGCAAAAGAGGAAGCCAGGAAAAAGAAGAGCGAAATTTTCCCCGAGGATGATCTGGACACACTCATCAGTCATCCTGATCGTTACCGGGAGGTTCGCGATGCAGCTAACCAACTGTTGGGAATAATTCAGCCCAAGGCGCAATAA